CCCATTCGCTGGTGCGGGCGGTGTCTTTTGTCGGATCGACCCCGGTGGCGCGGCACATCCACGCGGCGGGCGTGGCGGCGGGCAAGCGGGTCCAGGCGCTGGGCGGGGCGAAGAACCACGCCACTGTGCTCGCGGACGCGAACGCCGATTTCGCCGCCGGCTCGGTGGTGGCCGCCGCGTTCGGGGCCGCCGGCCAACGCTGCATGGCCCTCTCGGTGGTCCTGGTGGAAGACCAAATCGCGGACGAGTTCATTGAGCGCGTGGTGGCCAAGGCCAAAGCGGTGCGGGTGGCGGAAGGCGCCGATCCGGCCGCGGACATGGGCCCGCTGATCTCGCAAAGCGCCCGCGACCGGGCCGAGGAGATCGTGACCCAGGCGGAGCGGGACGGCGCGAAGGTCGTCTTGGACGGCCGGGGATTCCGGCCGCGGGGTTTCGAAGGCGGTTTCTTCACAGGCCCCACCGTGCTCGATTCCGTCCGGCCAGCCATGCGCGCCTACACCGAGGAGGTTTTCGGGCCGGTCTTGGCGGTTGTCCGAATCAAGGACCTGGACCAGGGGATCGACCTGATCAACGCCAACCCGTACGGCAACGGCACGGCCCTGTTCACAAGCTCGGGGGAGGCCGCCCGCCGTTTTGAGCGCGGGGTCAAAGTCGGCATGATCGGAATCAACGTGCCCATTCCGGTGCCGGTCGGGTTCCATTCCTTCGGCGGCTGGAAAGACTCGCTGATCGGGGACTTCCACATCTACGGCCCCGAAGGCGTGGCCTTCTACACCCAGGCGAAGGTCTCAACGTCGCGTTGGCCCGCCCCGGACCACAATCCAGGGGCGTCCTTCAACTTCGGTTCCCGCTCAAACTGACTGCGGCAGACCCACCCGGCCTCAAACGCGTGGGCCGTCGGGATCTTGCCCGACCAGGCGGTCGAACGCCCCGTTCTGATTCGGTCCCGGAAGCTGGGGTCTTGCCGGCCGTCAGTCCAGGTAGACGACCGGTTTGATGAGGTCGGGCGCCTTGCCGTCCATCATGTTGAAGGCCTCTTCGATGGCGTCCATGCCGTGCAGTCGGTGGGAGATCATCTTGGTTGGGTCGATCCGCTTGTATTCGATCATGTTGATCAGCCGCTGGATCCGTTTGCCGCCGCCGGGGCAGAAGGAACCCCGGATGTCCTTGTCGGCCATGCCCAACCCCCAGTCGAGCGGGGCTATGGCGATCTTGTCGTTGATGTCGAAGAAGTTGACGTTGGAGATCACGCCGTTGGGCCTGGTCATGCGGATCGCCTCGGCGAAGGCCTGCGGGCCGCCGCCGGCCACGATCACCT
The nucleotide sequence above comes from Bifidobacteriaceae bacterium. Encoded proteins:
- a CDS encoding CoA-acylating methylmalonate-semialdehyde dehydrogenase, whose product is MNLPLVPNVIAGQPVGQPGPDPLAVRNPATGQAIAQVAEASPGQVDHAVQAADQAFQSWSQVPLGRRTAILFKLRELLVEATDELADVITREQGKVRSDAKGEVARGLEVVDFACGIPQLLKGEYSPQVATGVDVTSWREPLGVTVGITPFNFPIMVPLWMSPLAIATGNTFILKPSPQDPSAGVQLAELWRRAGLPDGVFQVLHGGPGVVNQLLTHSLVRAVSFVGSTPVARHIHAAGVAAGKRVQALGGAKNHATVLADANADFAAGSVVAAAFGAAGQRCMALSVVLVEDQIADEFIERVVAKAKAVRVAEGADPAADMGPLISQSARDRAEEIVTQAERDGAKVVLDGRGFRPRGFEGGFFTGPTVLDSVRPAMRAYTEEVFGPVLAVVRIKDLDQGIDLINANPYGNGTALFTSSGEAARRFERGVKVGMIGINVPIPVPVGFHSFGGWKDSLIGDFHIYGPEGVAFYTQAKVSTSRWPAPDHNPGASFNFGSRSN